A single region of the Nicotiana sylvestris chromosome 6, ASM39365v2, whole genome shotgun sequence genome encodes:
- the LOC104227284 gene encoding myosin-9-like isoform X3, with translation MQGIPVNITVGSHVWIEDPSVAWIDGQVSEVNGQEIQVQTSDGRTVVANLSKTYPKDEDAPDGGVDDMTELSYLHEPGVLHNLATRYQLHEIYTYTGSILIAINPFQKLPHLYDGHMMKKYKGVPLGKLSPHVFAIADAAYRAMINEGKSNSILVSGESGAGKTETTKMLMRYLAYLGGHKGTQRRTVEQQVLESNPVLEAFGNAKTVRNNNSSRFGKFVEIQFDKNGRISGAAIRTYLLERSRVCQVSDPERNYHCFYLLCAAPQEEIKRYKLGDPKSFHYLNQSNCYELVGVSDAHDYLEIRRAMDIVGISEKEQEAIFRVVASVLHLGNIEFAKGNETDSSVLKDDKSRFHLQTTAELLMCDVTLLEDALLRRVMVTPEEVIKRSLDPEAAAVSRDGLAKTIYSRLFDWLVDKINNSIGQDPNSKSLIGVLDIYGFESFKSNSFEQFCINYTNEKLQQHFNQHMFKMEQEEYSKEEINWSYIEFVDNQDALDLIEKKPGGIIALLDEACMFPKSTHETFSQKLYQIFKANKRFIKPKLSRTEFTIAHYAGEVQYQSDQFLDKNKDYVVPEHQDLLSASKCPFVVGLFPPVAEESTKSSSKSSKFSSIGSRFKLQLQSLMETLNSTEPHYIRCVKPNSLLKPAIFENVNIMQQLRCGGVLEAIRISCAGYPTHKTFSEFLNRFGLLAPEVLEEHVDEKVACEKILEKTGLAGYQIGKTKVFLRAGQMAELDAHRAIKLTTAVKTIQKETRSHIAWKNYVSLQKAAICLQSLCRARFAFKLYVTMKREAASLRIQTKFRGHLARKSYTKLKCSVIALQTGIRVAAAREKFRYEKQTRAAIIIQTHERRHKVFSYYKKLIWASILAQCRWRGRVARRELRKLKMASRETGALKEAKVKLEKQVEELKLQLQLEKRLRMDLEEAKDQEIAKLQNSLRGMQSKQNETNTLPIKEHEAAQKAIEGDSSTVEKKTVPVEHAETVEALTAEVENLKVLFRKEKQRADDSERKCAEAQESSKEKCRKLEETERKVQQLQDSLNSVPQDDLQHIRPILRAEKDITSLLQPEFSFRTHF, from the exons ATGCAGGGCATTCCAGTAAATATTACTGTAGGTTCTCATGTGTGGATCGAGGATCCATCAGTTGCTTGGATTGATGGACAAGTATCAGAGGTTAATGGACAGGAAATTCAGGTTCAGACATCTGATGGGAGGACG GTTGTAGCAAATTTATCAAAAACTTACCCCAAGGATGAAGATGCTCCTGATGGAGGAGTTGATGACATGACTGAACTTTCATATTTGCATGAGCCTGGAGTCTTACATAATTTGGCAACAAGATATCAACTCCACGAAATCTAT ACTTATACTGGAAGTATTCTTATAGCAATTAATCCGTTTCAAAAACTGCCTCATTTATATGACGGCCACATGATGAAAAAATATAAAGGAGTACCACTTGGTAAACTAAGTCCTCATGTCTTTGCTATTGCTGATGCTGCTTACAG GGCAATGATCAATGAGGGTAAAAGCAATTCTATATTGGTTAGTGGAGAAAGTGGTGCTGGTAAGACTGAAACTACTAAAATGCTTATGCGCTATCTTGCCTATTTGGGCGGCCATAAAGGCACTCAAAGGCGGACTGTGGAACAGCAAGTACTGGAG TCAAATCCAGTACTTGAAGCATTTGGCAATGCCAAAACAGTTAGAAATAACAATTCAAG CCGTTTCGGTAAGTTTGTGGAGATTCAGTTTGACAAGAATGGAAGAATATCTGGTGCAGCTATTAGAACTTATCTGCTTGAAAGATCTCGAGTTTGCCAAGTTTCAGACCCTGAACGGAACTATCATTGTTTCTACCTTCTCTGTGCAGCACCGCAGGAG GAGATCAAAAGGTATAAGTTGGGGGATCCCAAATCATTTCACTATCTCAATCAATCAAATTGCTATGAACTGGTAGGCGTTAGCGATGCTCATGACTATCTTGAGATAAGGAGGGCAATGGATATCGTTGGAATTAGCGAGAAAGAGCAG GAGGCAATTTTTAGAGTTGTGGCTTCTGTTCTTCATCTTGGTAATATAGAATTTGCAAAGGGCAATGAAACTGACTCATCTGTTCTGAAAGATGACAAATCTAGGTTTCATCTTCAAACTACTGCAGAGCTTCTGAT GTGTGATGTTACTTTATTGGAGGATGCCCTACTGAGACGTGTAATGGTCACTCCTGAAGAAGTTATAAAGAGAAGTCTTGATCCTGAAGCTGCAGCAGTAAGCAGAGATGGGTTAGCTAAAACAATATATTCTCGCTTATTCGACTG GTTGGTGGACAAAATTAATAACTCGATTGGGCAAGATCCTAACTCCAAATCTCTAATTGGTGTTCTTGACATTTATGGTTTTGAAAGTTTCAAAAGTAATAG TTTTGAACAATTCTGCATTAATTATACAAATGAGAAGCTGCAGCAACATTTTAACCAG CACATGTTCAAGATGGAGCAGGAGGAATACTCTAAGGAAGAGATAAATTGGAGCTATATAGAATTTGTGGACAACCAGGATGCCCTAGATCTTATTGAAAAG AAACCTGGAGGTATCATTGCTCTTCTTGATGAAGCCTG TATGTTCCCCAAGTCAACTCACGAAACATTCTCACAAAAGCTTTATCAGATATTCAAGGCCAACAAACGCTTTATCAAACCAAAATTGTCCCGCACTGAGTTTACCATTGCTCATTATGCTGGAGAG GTTCAATATCAATCTGATCAATTTTTGGATAAGAACAAAGACTATGTTGTTCCTGAACATCAGGATTTGTTAAGTGCTTCTAAATGCCCATTTGTTGTGGGCCTTTTCCCTCCTGTTGCTGAGGAGTCAACTAAATCTTCATCCAAATCATCCAAGTTCTCATCCATTGGTTCTCGTTTCAAG TTACAACTCCAATCATTGATGGAAACCCTGAATTCTACAGAACCTCATTATATCAGATGTGTGAAGCCTAACAGTCTTTTGAAACCTGCAATATTTGAGAATGTTAACATTATGCAGCAGCTACGTTGTGGT GGTGTTCTAGAGGCAATTCGAATTAGTTGTGCTGGCTATCCTACGCATAAGACATTTTCTGAGTTTCTGAATCGATTTGGTCTTCTTGCTCCAGAGGTCTTGGAAGAGCA CGTTGATGAAAAAGTTGCATGCGAAAAGATATTAGAAAAGACAGGGCTTGCTGGTTATCAG ATTGGAAAAACAAAGGTTTTTCTGAGAGCAGGGCAGATGGCCGAGCTAGATGCACACAGAGCTATAAAGCTAACCACTGCAGTTAAGACAATACAAAAGGAAACTAGATCTCATATTGCATGGAAAAATTATGTTTCCTTGCAGAAGGCTGCAATTTGCTTACAATCCTTGTGTCGAG CAAGGTTTGCTTTCAAATTGTATGTCACCATGAAAAGAGAGGCTGCTTCTCTCAGAATTCAGACAAAGTTCCGTGGACACTTGGCCAGAAAATCCTACACAAAACTTAAATGTTCAGTCATCGCTCTTCAGACTGGAATTCGAGTGGCAGCTGCAAGAGAGAAGTTCAGATATGAAAAACAAACCAGGGCAGCAATTATTATACAG ACCCATGAGCGTCGTCACAAAGTCTTTTCATACTATAAGAAACTCATATGGGCATCAATTCTAGCACAATGCAGATGGAGGGGAAGAGTTGCAAGGAGGGAGCTTCGGAAACTAAAGATG GCTTCAAGAGAAACAGGCGCACTGAAAGAGGCAAAGGTTAAGCTTGAAAAACAGGTTGAAGAACTTAAATTGCAGTTGCAGTTGGAGAAACGTCTAAGG ATGGACTTGGAAGAGGCAAAGGACCAGGAAATAGCAAAATTGCAGAATTCATTGCGGGGCATGCAAAGCAAACAGAATGAAACAAATACATTGCCCATCAAGGAACATGAGGCTGCTCAAAAAGCTATTGAAGGAGACTCTTCAACAGTTGAAAAGAAAACGGTCCCAGTTGAGCATGCAGAAACAGTTGAAGCTTTAACTGCAGAAGTGGAAAACTTAAAG GTGTTATTTAGAAAAGAAAAGCAACGTGCTGATGATTCTGAAAGGAAATGTGCTGAAGCTCAGGAATCAAGTAAGGAGAAGTGCCGGAAGTTAGAAGAGACCGAAAGAAAAGTTCAACAACTCCAGGACTCGCTTAACAG TGTGCCTCAGGATGATTTACAGCATATCAGACCAATTCTCAGAGCTGAAAAAGATATTACGTCCCTCCTCCAGCCAGAGTTCAGCTTCAGGACTCACTTCTAG
- the LOC104227284 gene encoding myosin-9-like isoform X2, translating to MGIPVNITVGSHVWIEDPSVAWIDGQVSEVNGQEIQVQTSDGRTVVANLSKTYPKDEDAPDGGVDDMTELSYLHEPGVLHNLATRYQLHEIYTYTGSILIAINPFQKLPHLYDGHMMKKYKGVPLGKLSPHVFAIADAAYRAMINEGKSNSILVSGESGAGKTETTKMLMRYLAYLGGHKGTQRRTVEQQVLESNPVLEAFGNAKTVRNNNSSRFGKFVEIQFDKNGRISGAAIRTYLLERSRVCQVSDPERNYHCFYLLCAAPQEEIKRYKLGDPKSFHYLNQSNCYELVGVSDAHDYLEIRRAMDIVGISEKEQEAIFRVVASVLHLGNIEFAKGNETDSSVLKDDKSRFHLQTTAELLMCDVTLLEDALLRRVMVTPEEVIKRSLDPEAAAVSRDGLAKTIYSRLFDWLVDKINNSIGQDPNSKSLIGVLDIYGFESFKSNSFEQFCINYTNEKLQQHFNQHMFKMEQEEYSKEEINWSYIEFVDNQDALDLIEKKPGGIIALLDEACMFPKSTHETFSQKLYQIFKANKRFIKPKLSRTEFTIAHYAGEVQYQSDQFLDKNKDYVVPEHQDLLSASKCPFVVGLFPPVAEESTKSSSKSSKFSSIGSRFKLQLQSLMETLNSTEPHYIRCVKPNSLLKPAIFENVNIMQQLRCGGVLEAIRISCAGYPTHKTFSEFLNRFGLLAPEVLEEHVDEKVACEKILEKTGLAGYQIGKTKVFLRAGQMAELDAHRAIKLTTAVKTIQKETRSHIAWKNYVSLQKAAICLQSLCRARFAFKLYVTMKREAASLRIQTKFRGHLARKSYTKLKCSVIALQTGIRVAAAREKFRYEKQTRAAIIIQTHERRHKVFSYYKKLIWASILAQCRWRGRVARRELRKLKMASRETGALKEAKVKLEKQVEELKLQLQLEKRLRMDLEEAKDQEIAKLQNSLRGMQSKQNETNTLPIKEHEAAQKAIEGDSSTVEKKTVPVEHAETVEALTAEVENLKVLFRKEKQRADDSERKCAEAQESSKEKCRKLEETERKVQQLQDSLNRMIYSISDQFSELKKILRPSSSQSSASGLTSRGYPDDATSASADATSADSDFTFQAPGSTPPHLSSPDPHAFQLIVQDLAAAEISGSGNWENDREGVFDDFF from the exons ATG GGCATTCCAGTAAATATTACTGTAGGTTCTCATGTGTGGATCGAGGATCCATCAGTTGCTTGGATTGATGGACAAGTATCAGAGGTTAATGGACAGGAAATTCAGGTTCAGACATCTGATGGGAGGACG GTTGTAGCAAATTTATCAAAAACTTACCCCAAGGATGAAGATGCTCCTGATGGAGGAGTTGATGACATGACTGAACTTTCATATTTGCATGAGCCTGGAGTCTTACATAATTTGGCAACAAGATATCAACTCCACGAAATCTAT ACTTATACTGGAAGTATTCTTATAGCAATTAATCCGTTTCAAAAACTGCCTCATTTATATGACGGCCACATGATGAAAAAATATAAAGGAGTACCACTTGGTAAACTAAGTCCTCATGTCTTTGCTATTGCTGATGCTGCTTACAG GGCAATGATCAATGAGGGTAAAAGCAATTCTATATTGGTTAGTGGAGAAAGTGGTGCTGGTAAGACTGAAACTACTAAAATGCTTATGCGCTATCTTGCCTATTTGGGCGGCCATAAAGGCACTCAAAGGCGGACTGTGGAACAGCAAGTACTGGAG TCAAATCCAGTACTTGAAGCATTTGGCAATGCCAAAACAGTTAGAAATAACAATTCAAG CCGTTTCGGTAAGTTTGTGGAGATTCAGTTTGACAAGAATGGAAGAATATCTGGTGCAGCTATTAGAACTTATCTGCTTGAAAGATCTCGAGTTTGCCAAGTTTCAGACCCTGAACGGAACTATCATTGTTTCTACCTTCTCTGTGCAGCACCGCAGGAG GAGATCAAAAGGTATAAGTTGGGGGATCCCAAATCATTTCACTATCTCAATCAATCAAATTGCTATGAACTGGTAGGCGTTAGCGATGCTCATGACTATCTTGAGATAAGGAGGGCAATGGATATCGTTGGAATTAGCGAGAAAGAGCAG GAGGCAATTTTTAGAGTTGTGGCTTCTGTTCTTCATCTTGGTAATATAGAATTTGCAAAGGGCAATGAAACTGACTCATCTGTTCTGAAAGATGACAAATCTAGGTTTCATCTTCAAACTACTGCAGAGCTTCTGAT GTGTGATGTTACTTTATTGGAGGATGCCCTACTGAGACGTGTAATGGTCACTCCTGAAGAAGTTATAAAGAGAAGTCTTGATCCTGAAGCTGCAGCAGTAAGCAGAGATGGGTTAGCTAAAACAATATATTCTCGCTTATTCGACTG GTTGGTGGACAAAATTAATAACTCGATTGGGCAAGATCCTAACTCCAAATCTCTAATTGGTGTTCTTGACATTTATGGTTTTGAAAGTTTCAAAAGTAATAG TTTTGAACAATTCTGCATTAATTATACAAATGAGAAGCTGCAGCAACATTTTAACCAG CACATGTTCAAGATGGAGCAGGAGGAATACTCTAAGGAAGAGATAAATTGGAGCTATATAGAATTTGTGGACAACCAGGATGCCCTAGATCTTATTGAAAAG AAACCTGGAGGTATCATTGCTCTTCTTGATGAAGCCTG TATGTTCCCCAAGTCAACTCACGAAACATTCTCACAAAAGCTTTATCAGATATTCAAGGCCAACAAACGCTTTATCAAACCAAAATTGTCCCGCACTGAGTTTACCATTGCTCATTATGCTGGAGAG GTTCAATATCAATCTGATCAATTTTTGGATAAGAACAAAGACTATGTTGTTCCTGAACATCAGGATTTGTTAAGTGCTTCTAAATGCCCATTTGTTGTGGGCCTTTTCCCTCCTGTTGCTGAGGAGTCAACTAAATCTTCATCCAAATCATCCAAGTTCTCATCCATTGGTTCTCGTTTCAAG TTACAACTCCAATCATTGATGGAAACCCTGAATTCTACAGAACCTCATTATATCAGATGTGTGAAGCCTAACAGTCTTTTGAAACCTGCAATATTTGAGAATGTTAACATTATGCAGCAGCTACGTTGTGGT GGTGTTCTAGAGGCAATTCGAATTAGTTGTGCTGGCTATCCTACGCATAAGACATTTTCTGAGTTTCTGAATCGATTTGGTCTTCTTGCTCCAGAGGTCTTGGAAGAGCA CGTTGATGAAAAAGTTGCATGCGAAAAGATATTAGAAAAGACAGGGCTTGCTGGTTATCAG ATTGGAAAAACAAAGGTTTTTCTGAGAGCAGGGCAGATGGCCGAGCTAGATGCACACAGAGCTATAAAGCTAACCACTGCAGTTAAGACAATACAAAAGGAAACTAGATCTCATATTGCATGGAAAAATTATGTTTCCTTGCAGAAGGCTGCAATTTGCTTACAATCCTTGTGTCGAG CAAGGTTTGCTTTCAAATTGTATGTCACCATGAAAAGAGAGGCTGCTTCTCTCAGAATTCAGACAAAGTTCCGTGGACACTTGGCCAGAAAATCCTACACAAAACTTAAATGTTCAGTCATCGCTCTTCAGACTGGAATTCGAGTGGCAGCTGCAAGAGAGAAGTTCAGATATGAAAAACAAACCAGGGCAGCAATTATTATACAG ACCCATGAGCGTCGTCACAAAGTCTTTTCATACTATAAGAAACTCATATGGGCATCAATTCTAGCACAATGCAGATGGAGGGGAAGAGTTGCAAGGAGGGAGCTTCGGAAACTAAAGATG GCTTCAAGAGAAACAGGCGCACTGAAAGAGGCAAAGGTTAAGCTTGAAAAACAGGTTGAAGAACTTAAATTGCAGTTGCAGTTGGAGAAACGTCTAAGG ATGGACTTGGAAGAGGCAAAGGACCAGGAAATAGCAAAATTGCAGAATTCATTGCGGGGCATGCAAAGCAAACAGAATGAAACAAATACATTGCCCATCAAGGAACATGAGGCTGCTCAAAAAGCTATTGAAGGAGACTCTTCAACAGTTGAAAAGAAAACGGTCCCAGTTGAGCATGCAGAAACAGTTGAAGCTTTAACTGCAGAAGTGGAAAACTTAAAG GTGTTATTTAGAAAAGAAAAGCAACGTGCTGATGATTCTGAAAGGAAATGTGCTGAAGCTCAGGAATCAAGTAAGGAGAAGTGCCGGAAGTTAGAAGAGACCGAAAGAAAAGTTCAACAACTCCAGGACTCGCTTAACAG GATGATTTACAGCATATCAGACCAATTCTCAGAGCTGAAAAAGATATTACGTCCCTCCTCCAGCCAGAGTTCAGCTTCAGGACTCACTTCTAGAGGTTACCCAGATGATGCTACATCTGCTTCAGCTGATGCTACGTCTGCTGACTCTGACTTCACATTTCAAGCTCCGGGTTCAACTCCACCACATTTATCTTCCCCCGATCCTCATGCTTTCCAGCTTATAGTTCAGGATCTTGCAGCAGCTGAAATCTCAG GTTCTGGAAACTGGGAAAATGACCGGGAGGGGGTATTCGATGACTTCTTCTGA
- the LOC104227284 gene encoding myosin-9-like isoform X1, with protein MQGIPVNITVGSHVWIEDPSVAWIDGQVSEVNGQEIQVQTSDGRTVVANLSKTYPKDEDAPDGGVDDMTELSYLHEPGVLHNLATRYQLHEIYTYTGSILIAINPFQKLPHLYDGHMMKKYKGVPLGKLSPHVFAIADAAYRAMINEGKSNSILVSGESGAGKTETTKMLMRYLAYLGGHKGTQRRTVEQQVLESNPVLEAFGNAKTVRNNNSSRFGKFVEIQFDKNGRISGAAIRTYLLERSRVCQVSDPERNYHCFYLLCAAPQEEIKRYKLGDPKSFHYLNQSNCYELVGVSDAHDYLEIRRAMDIVGISEKEQEAIFRVVASVLHLGNIEFAKGNETDSSVLKDDKSRFHLQTTAELLMCDVTLLEDALLRRVMVTPEEVIKRSLDPEAAAVSRDGLAKTIYSRLFDWLVDKINNSIGQDPNSKSLIGVLDIYGFESFKSNSFEQFCINYTNEKLQQHFNQHMFKMEQEEYSKEEINWSYIEFVDNQDALDLIEKKPGGIIALLDEACMFPKSTHETFSQKLYQIFKANKRFIKPKLSRTEFTIAHYAGEVQYQSDQFLDKNKDYVVPEHQDLLSASKCPFVVGLFPPVAEESTKSSSKSSKFSSIGSRFKLQLQSLMETLNSTEPHYIRCVKPNSLLKPAIFENVNIMQQLRCGGVLEAIRISCAGYPTHKTFSEFLNRFGLLAPEVLEEHVDEKVACEKILEKTGLAGYQIGKTKVFLRAGQMAELDAHRAIKLTTAVKTIQKETRSHIAWKNYVSLQKAAICLQSLCRARFAFKLYVTMKREAASLRIQTKFRGHLARKSYTKLKCSVIALQTGIRVAAAREKFRYEKQTRAAIIIQTHERRHKVFSYYKKLIWASILAQCRWRGRVARRELRKLKMASRETGALKEAKVKLEKQVEELKLQLQLEKRLRMDLEEAKDQEIAKLQNSLRGMQSKQNETNTLPIKEHEAAQKAIEGDSSTVEKKTVPVEHAETVEALTAEVENLKVLFRKEKQRADDSERKCAEAQESSKEKCRKLEETERKVQQLQDSLNRMIYSISDQFSELKKILRPSSSQSSASGLTSRGYPDDATSASADATSADSDFTFQAPGSTPPHLSSPDPHAFQLIVQDLAAAEISGSGNWENDREGVFDDFF; from the exons ATGCAGGGCATTCCAGTAAATATTACTGTAGGTTCTCATGTGTGGATCGAGGATCCATCAGTTGCTTGGATTGATGGACAAGTATCAGAGGTTAATGGACAGGAAATTCAGGTTCAGACATCTGATGGGAGGACG GTTGTAGCAAATTTATCAAAAACTTACCCCAAGGATGAAGATGCTCCTGATGGAGGAGTTGATGACATGACTGAACTTTCATATTTGCATGAGCCTGGAGTCTTACATAATTTGGCAACAAGATATCAACTCCACGAAATCTAT ACTTATACTGGAAGTATTCTTATAGCAATTAATCCGTTTCAAAAACTGCCTCATTTATATGACGGCCACATGATGAAAAAATATAAAGGAGTACCACTTGGTAAACTAAGTCCTCATGTCTTTGCTATTGCTGATGCTGCTTACAG GGCAATGATCAATGAGGGTAAAAGCAATTCTATATTGGTTAGTGGAGAAAGTGGTGCTGGTAAGACTGAAACTACTAAAATGCTTATGCGCTATCTTGCCTATTTGGGCGGCCATAAAGGCACTCAAAGGCGGACTGTGGAACAGCAAGTACTGGAG TCAAATCCAGTACTTGAAGCATTTGGCAATGCCAAAACAGTTAGAAATAACAATTCAAG CCGTTTCGGTAAGTTTGTGGAGATTCAGTTTGACAAGAATGGAAGAATATCTGGTGCAGCTATTAGAACTTATCTGCTTGAAAGATCTCGAGTTTGCCAAGTTTCAGACCCTGAACGGAACTATCATTGTTTCTACCTTCTCTGTGCAGCACCGCAGGAG GAGATCAAAAGGTATAAGTTGGGGGATCCCAAATCATTTCACTATCTCAATCAATCAAATTGCTATGAACTGGTAGGCGTTAGCGATGCTCATGACTATCTTGAGATAAGGAGGGCAATGGATATCGTTGGAATTAGCGAGAAAGAGCAG GAGGCAATTTTTAGAGTTGTGGCTTCTGTTCTTCATCTTGGTAATATAGAATTTGCAAAGGGCAATGAAACTGACTCATCTGTTCTGAAAGATGACAAATCTAGGTTTCATCTTCAAACTACTGCAGAGCTTCTGAT GTGTGATGTTACTTTATTGGAGGATGCCCTACTGAGACGTGTAATGGTCACTCCTGAAGAAGTTATAAAGAGAAGTCTTGATCCTGAAGCTGCAGCAGTAAGCAGAGATGGGTTAGCTAAAACAATATATTCTCGCTTATTCGACTG GTTGGTGGACAAAATTAATAACTCGATTGGGCAAGATCCTAACTCCAAATCTCTAATTGGTGTTCTTGACATTTATGGTTTTGAAAGTTTCAAAAGTAATAG TTTTGAACAATTCTGCATTAATTATACAAATGAGAAGCTGCAGCAACATTTTAACCAG CACATGTTCAAGATGGAGCAGGAGGAATACTCTAAGGAAGAGATAAATTGGAGCTATATAGAATTTGTGGACAACCAGGATGCCCTAGATCTTATTGAAAAG AAACCTGGAGGTATCATTGCTCTTCTTGATGAAGCCTG TATGTTCCCCAAGTCAACTCACGAAACATTCTCACAAAAGCTTTATCAGATATTCAAGGCCAACAAACGCTTTATCAAACCAAAATTGTCCCGCACTGAGTTTACCATTGCTCATTATGCTGGAGAG GTTCAATATCAATCTGATCAATTTTTGGATAAGAACAAAGACTATGTTGTTCCTGAACATCAGGATTTGTTAAGTGCTTCTAAATGCCCATTTGTTGTGGGCCTTTTCCCTCCTGTTGCTGAGGAGTCAACTAAATCTTCATCCAAATCATCCAAGTTCTCATCCATTGGTTCTCGTTTCAAG TTACAACTCCAATCATTGATGGAAACCCTGAATTCTACAGAACCTCATTATATCAGATGTGTGAAGCCTAACAGTCTTTTGAAACCTGCAATATTTGAGAATGTTAACATTATGCAGCAGCTACGTTGTGGT GGTGTTCTAGAGGCAATTCGAATTAGTTGTGCTGGCTATCCTACGCATAAGACATTTTCTGAGTTTCTGAATCGATTTGGTCTTCTTGCTCCAGAGGTCTTGGAAGAGCA CGTTGATGAAAAAGTTGCATGCGAAAAGATATTAGAAAAGACAGGGCTTGCTGGTTATCAG ATTGGAAAAACAAAGGTTTTTCTGAGAGCAGGGCAGATGGCCGAGCTAGATGCACACAGAGCTATAAAGCTAACCACTGCAGTTAAGACAATACAAAAGGAAACTAGATCTCATATTGCATGGAAAAATTATGTTTCCTTGCAGAAGGCTGCAATTTGCTTACAATCCTTGTGTCGAG CAAGGTTTGCTTTCAAATTGTATGTCACCATGAAAAGAGAGGCTGCTTCTCTCAGAATTCAGACAAAGTTCCGTGGACACTTGGCCAGAAAATCCTACACAAAACTTAAATGTTCAGTCATCGCTCTTCAGACTGGAATTCGAGTGGCAGCTGCAAGAGAGAAGTTCAGATATGAAAAACAAACCAGGGCAGCAATTATTATACAG ACCCATGAGCGTCGTCACAAAGTCTTTTCATACTATAAGAAACTCATATGGGCATCAATTCTAGCACAATGCAGATGGAGGGGAAGAGTTGCAAGGAGGGAGCTTCGGAAACTAAAGATG GCTTCAAGAGAAACAGGCGCACTGAAAGAGGCAAAGGTTAAGCTTGAAAAACAGGTTGAAGAACTTAAATTGCAGTTGCAGTTGGAGAAACGTCTAAGG ATGGACTTGGAAGAGGCAAAGGACCAGGAAATAGCAAAATTGCAGAATTCATTGCGGGGCATGCAAAGCAAACAGAATGAAACAAATACATTGCCCATCAAGGAACATGAGGCTGCTCAAAAAGCTATTGAAGGAGACTCTTCAACAGTTGAAAAGAAAACGGTCCCAGTTGAGCATGCAGAAACAGTTGAAGCTTTAACTGCAGAAGTGGAAAACTTAAAG GTGTTATTTAGAAAAGAAAAGCAACGTGCTGATGATTCTGAAAGGAAATGTGCTGAAGCTCAGGAATCAAGTAAGGAGAAGTGCCGGAAGTTAGAAGAGACCGAAAGAAAAGTTCAACAACTCCAGGACTCGCTTAACAG GATGATTTACAGCATATCAGACCAATTCTCAGAGCTGAAAAAGATATTACGTCCCTCCTCCAGCCAGAGTTCAGCTTCAGGACTCACTTCTAGAGGTTACCCAGATGATGCTACATCTGCTTCAGCTGATGCTACGTCTGCTGACTCTGACTTCACATTTCAAGCTCCGGGTTCAACTCCACCACATTTATCTTCCCCCGATCCTCATGCTTTCCAGCTTATAGTTCAGGATCTTGCAGCAGCTGAAATCTCAG GTTCTGGAAACTGGGAAAATGACCGGGAGGGGGTATTCGATGACTTCTTCTGA